The Synechococcus sp. MU1643 genome contains a region encoding:
- a CDS encoding GTP-binding protein, whose amino-acid sequence MGQVCLISGPPGCGKTTWALQRLQQHQGPCAYLRLEGNKEAGLEQGADSGIDLAWLKDQVPRLEEAATAGTTDLKQANDGLTLIEVQQFHPPNQEGVKGLGDDVRSKLEALQLQPDQFLHFGRDPELPSNDTLEFRKLEAWHNSLSGFVWDPNSLSSFWFELVNGAYGDVYRAKGLMNLPDGRAFFCNWMVSQESSQFLPLDTTAPPQGRPSRTSELVVQGKALNPEGIQATINDCLLADDVLAMQQQQLQQQQPTSRG is encoded by the coding sequence ATGGGCCAGGTGTGCCTGATTTCAGGTCCTCCGGGGTGCGGGAAAACAACCTGGGCGCTCCAAAGGCTTCAGCAGCATCAAGGCCCCTGCGCCTATCTGCGGCTGGAGGGAAACAAGGAGGCAGGGCTCGAGCAGGGGGCAGACAGCGGAATCGACCTGGCCTGGCTTAAGGACCAGGTGCCCAGACTTGAAGAGGCGGCGACAGCCGGCACGACAGATCTGAAGCAGGCAAACGATGGGCTGACCCTGATTGAAGTGCAGCAGTTCCATCCCCCCAACCAGGAGGGCGTCAAAGGGCTCGGAGACGACGTTCGTTCCAAGCTGGAGGCCTTGCAGCTGCAACCCGACCAATTCCTGCACTTCGGGCGAGACCCTGAATTGCCCTCAAATGACACCTTGGAGTTCAGAAAGCTCGAGGCCTGGCACAACTCCCTTTCGGGCTTTGTCTGGGATCCCAACAGCCTGAGCAGCTTCTGGTTTGAACTCGTCAACGGTGCCTACGGCGATGTGTACCGCGCCAAAGGCCTGATGAATCTTCCCGACGGGCGGGCATTTTTCTGCAATTGGATGGTGAGCCAGGAGTCATCCCAGTTCCTGCCCCTAGACACCACAGCACCCCCACAAGGTCGCCCCAGTCGAACCTCAGAGCTCGTTGTTCAGGGAAAGGCACTCAACCCTGAAGGCATTCAAGCCACCATCAACGACTGTCTTCTCGCGGATGACGTGCTCGCCATGCAGCAACAACAGCTCCAGCAACAACAACCCACATCGCGAGGCTGA
- a CDS encoding metallophosphoesterase → MNQAVISCLHANLAAVEAVLDDIDSQGIQTITCLGDLLGYGPQPNEVVELVRQREIPTCQGCWDEDIIDGLNACECSYPSQLAERRGHRAHHWTAELLTEENKAFLAELPMTLRRDKLLFVHGSPNSQHEYLLPDMNAFAALERVETAGAETLFCGHTHQPYVRELRQGSIRVKVQQRDQGAPTEQELELPMRRIVNAGSVGEPRHGSTKATYVIHNDNTGEVTIREVDYDVAKTCRAIVDAGLPEVFAWRLSHGFEYAERAEDASHVCER, encoded by the coding sequence ATGAACCAAGCCGTCATCTCCTGTTTGCACGCCAACCTTGCTGCCGTGGAGGCCGTGCTCGACGACATCGACTCCCAGGGCATCCAAACCATCACCTGCCTTGGCGACCTTCTCGGCTATGGCCCCCAGCCCAATGAAGTGGTGGAGCTAGTGCGTCAGCGTGAGATTCCCACTTGCCAGGGGTGCTGGGACGAGGACATCATTGACGGCCTGAACGCCTGTGAATGCAGCTATCCCTCCCAGCTGGCGGAACGACGAGGCCATCGCGCCCATCACTGGACAGCCGAGCTGCTGACGGAGGAGAACAAGGCCTTTCTGGCTGAACTTCCGATGACCCTGCGGCGCGACAAGCTGCTGTTTGTACATGGCAGTCCGAACAGTCAGCACGAATATCTGTTGCCTGACATGAACGCTTTTGCGGCCCTTGAGCGGGTGGAAACAGCAGGGGCGGAAACCTTGTTCTGCGGCCACACACACCAGCCCTATGTGCGCGAACTACGGCAGGGGTCCATTCGGGTGAAGGTGCAACAACGCGATCAAGGTGCACCAACCGAGCAGGAGCTGGAACTGCCAATGCGGCGGATCGTTAACGCTGGTTCCGTGGGAGAACCGCGTCATGGCAGCACCAAAGCAACTTACGTCATCCATAACGACAACACCGGAGAGGTGACGATTCGTGAGGTCGACTACGACGTCGCCAAAACCTGTCGAGCGATCGTTGATGCGGGCTTACCTGAGGTGTTTGCCTGGAGGCTCAGCCACGGCTTCGAATACGCCGAGCGGGCTGAAGATGCCAGCCATGTGTGTGAGCGCTGA
- a CDS encoding alpha/beta fold hydrolase — MKNSNILWIDLQPSLYCLFKRTTQSLGQNFKVKRWSFEHDLDESCDVDTVHGLLRQTIDNTSRPVHLIGHGISGTIAYLYAQKYPNNISSVSALSVDTHSTNQWTSHYQSMRSQLPCSRFHILNHLSKLLVNGNSEEVRSVMTRLLARCLDNDFVHGSIVKREKIENINKANVPILVINGGKDFVVDEQSCDRWRHYLKPGDCYQKISNGRHFFPFTEWSKTSNIIESFIKMVPDKSLDLAPDYYKNLSISKANS; from the coding sequence ATGAAAAACAGCAATATACTTTGGATAGATCTTCAACCGTCACTGTATTGCCTATTCAAACGAACAACACAGAGCCTAGGACAGAATTTTAAAGTCAAGAGATGGTCCTTCGAACATGATCTTGACGAATCATGTGATGTTGATACAGTCCACGGGCTACTGAGGCAAACAATAGATAATACTTCAAGACCAGTTCATCTCATTGGCCACGGGATAAGCGGTACAATTGCATATTTGTACGCTCAAAAATATCCAAATAATATATCCTCGGTTTCAGCGTTATCAGTAGATACCCATTCAACAAATCAATGGACTAGTCACTATCAGAGTATGCGCAGCCAATTGCCCTGCTCCAGATTTCATATTTTAAATCATCTAAGTAAGCTTTTGGTAAATGGAAATTCAGAGGAGGTTAGAAGTGTTATGACGAGACTATTAGCAAGATGTTTAGACAATGATTTTGTACATGGGTCTATCGTTAAGAGGGAAAAAATTGAGAATATAAATAAAGCCAACGTTCCCATACTCGTAATAAACGGGGGAAAAGATTTTGTTGTTGACGAACAGAGTTGTGACAGATGGAGACACTACCTAAAGCCTGGAGACTGCTACCAAAAAATTTCAAATGGACGCCATTTCTTCCCATTTACGGAATGGAGTAAAACCTCAAATATAATCGAATCATTTATCAAAATGGTGCCAGACAAAAGTCTTGATCTTGCACCTGATTACTACAAAAATCTAAGTATTAGTAAAGCCAATTCATGA
- a CDS encoding 2Fe-2S iron-sulfur cluster-binding protein, translating to MPAFKVELRMPDGIKYFDCPDDEYVLEAAEQAGIDMSYSCRAGACSTCVGKIIEGTVDQSDQSFLDDEQMEEGYSLLCVTYATSNLIVKTDCEEELW from the coding sequence ATGCCTGCATTCAAGGTCGAATTAAGGATGCCTGATGGAATCAAATACTTTGATTGTCCAGATGATGAATACGTTCTAGAAGCAGCAGAGCAAGCTGGAATTGATATGAGTTATTCATGTAGAGCAGGGGCATGCAGTACATGCGTGGGAAAGATTATTGAAGGAACAGTAGACCAGTCTGATCAAAGTTTTCTCGATGATGAGCAAATGGAGGAAGGCTATTCACTTCTATGCGTAACTTATGCAACATCAAATTTGATCGTAAAGACTGATTGCGAAGAAGAGCTTTGGTGA
- a CDS encoding metallothionein: protein MSPCFCEVQMSQAFVRDGQSFFSEACATGHPNHESCCGMAHAASLARSVVVG from the coding sequence TTGTCTCCTTGCTTCTGCGAGGTGCAGATGTCTCAGGCTTTTGTTCGCGACGGTCAGAGTTTCTTTTCAGAGGCTTGTGCCACTGGTCACCCCAATCATGAATCGTGCTGTGGCATGGCTCATGCAGCTTCACTTGCGCGGAGTGTGGTCGTCGGGTGA
- a CDS encoding GNAT family N-acetyltransferase codes for MLEIRPFTQADLEVVTALAREQDFAPGVGDIEIYANTDRQGVWLAWQDNAPVGCIAAVTYNPDYAFIGLFVVKPEHRGQGIGRRLWQHALKTLSGVQCIGLEAAVQMVDFYEQAGFQKNCITTRRQMLFRNEGSLDASHSQRSDVAVVPLREVSLDAIQRYDERHEISPRPHFLELWLRHRAGDVFAARDAEGECHGYVRIRPCLLPIGEGWRVGPWLAEDPGMASLLLNNALIHHNGVVLIDTPGHNPSAKTILSARGFKPMTSTVRMYKGVMSRGHDRNVYGLACLELG; via the coding sequence ATGCTGGAGATCAGGCCTTTCACCCAAGCCGACCTCGAGGTGGTCACGGCCCTGGCCCGTGAGCAGGATTTCGCTCCAGGTGTCGGCGACATCGAGATCTATGCCAACACCGATCGCCAGGGGGTTTGGCTCGCCTGGCAAGACAACGCACCGGTGGGGTGTATCGCGGCGGTCACCTACAACCCCGACTACGCCTTCATTGGCCTTTTCGTGGTGAAGCCGGAGCATCGGGGCCAGGGGATCGGCCGTCGCCTCTGGCAACACGCCTTAAAAACCCTCAGCGGCGTGCAGTGCATCGGGCTGGAGGCCGCGGTGCAGATGGTGGACTTCTACGAACAGGCTGGATTTCAGAAAAACTGCATCACCACACGCCGGCAGATGCTGTTCCGCAACGAGGGATCACTTGACGCAAGTCACAGCCAGCGCAGCGACGTTGCCGTCGTGCCCTTGCGCGAGGTGTCGCTGGATGCGATTCAGCGCTACGACGAACGCCATGAGATCAGCCCAAGGCCCCACTTCCTTGAATTATGGCTCCGCCATAGAGCGGGAGATGTGTTCGCGGCGAGAGATGCCGAGGGCGAATGCCATGGCTACGTGCGCATTCGGCCTTGCCTGCTGCCGATCGGCGAAGGATGGCGGGTGGGCCCCTGGCTCGCCGAAGACCCCGGCATGGCCTCGCTGTTGCTGAACAACGCCCTGATTCACCACAACGGTGTTGTGCTGATCGACACCCCCGGCCACAACCCGAGCGCCAAAACCATCCTCAGCGCCAGGGGCTTCAAACCCATGACGTCAACGGTGCGGATGTACAAGGGCGTGATGTCAAGGGGGCACGACCGCAACGTTTACGGCCTGGCCTGCCTCGAGCTGGGTTGA
- a CDS encoding Fe2+-dependent dioxygenase, producing MDFLTHSLLPLPAVRDFQQRLSAPNLPWRDGRLTAGDHAALVKNNHQLDPNAELTLAISNCITSAVTSDPLIKSFSLVRKVHSLLVSRSSAGDSYGWHVDNPFSRHGRRDLSFTCFLSDEDTYEGGSLMIQSGGEETKEFRLPSGQIVIYPSSTLHCVEPVLSGVRYVCVGWIESYVKVPDDRSILFNIDAGARGLLARYGRSDELDLIFQSYSNAVRRLSS from the coding sequence ATGGATTTTCTGACGCATTCTCTTTTGCCTCTTCCTGCAGTTCGTGACTTTCAGCAGCGCCTTAGTGCTCCCAACCTTCCCTGGCGAGATGGTCGATTGACCGCAGGTGATCATGCTGCACTGGTGAAGAATAATCATCAGCTTGATCCAAATGCTGAGCTCACTCTTGCGATTAGTAATTGCATTACTTCAGCTGTTACGAGCGATCCCCTGATCAAAAGTTTTTCACTTGTTCGCAAGGTCCACAGCTTGTTGGTTTCTAGATCCAGTGCTGGTGATTCTTATGGATGGCACGTTGATAATCCTTTCTCACGTCATGGTCGTCGGGATTTGTCTTTTACCTGTTTTCTGAGTGATGAAGACACCTATGAGGGTGGATCTTTAATGATCCAAAGCGGTGGGGAGGAAACAAAGGAATTTCGATTGCCTTCTGGTCAAATCGTCATTTATCCGTCCTCTACGCTCCATTGTGTTGAACCGGTTTTGAGCGGTGTCCGTTATGTTTGCGTTGGCTGGATTGAGAGCTATGTCAAGGTTCCTGACGACCGCTCGATTTTGTTCAATATAGATGCCGGAGCGCGTGGTTTGTTGGCACGCTATGGCCGATCCGATGAACTTGATCTGATTTTCCAGAGTTACTCGAATGCTGTTCGCCGACTTTCGAGCTGA
- a CDS encoding helix-turn-helix domain-containing protein codes for MNTQHSNRDKRGGPISLNSSETARLKKANIGEEIEITVKMGVIRIAAKQSQNTEDITLAFACRADAFKFNYPRDLEITIEAITDTTYLVESTNKRDSNKSDDILDWLIQLHIVRHEANVERRLMKFFELLMTRLGKRTPEGLLLEHTLPHARIAEIIGSTRSTVSRTISNLRKSQKIYIDELKNQVIMPVD; via the coding sequence ATGAATACTCAGCACAGCAATCGAGATAAAAGAGGTGGGCCAATATCTCTGAATTCGTCCGAAACAGCTCGCTTAAAAAAAGCTAACATAGGAGAGGAAATAGAAATAACAGTAAAGATGGGCGTTATAAGGATTGCCGCCAAACAATCCCAGAATACAGAAGATATAACTTTAGCTTTTGCATGCAGGGCAGATGCTTTTAAATTCAACTACCCCAGAGATCTAGAAATCACAATAGAAGCCATAACAGACACAACTTATTTGGTGGAATCGACAAATAAAAGAGACTCCAATAAAAGCGACGATATCCTGGACTGGTTGATTCAACTACATATAGTGAGGCATGAAGCAAATGTGGAAAGACGACTAATGAAATTTTTTGAGTTATTGATGACCAGACTAGGCAAGAGAACACCGGAAGGATTATTACTGGAACACACACTTCCTCATGCGCGCATTGCTGAAATCATTGGATCAACAAGATCGACAGTATCAAGAACAATCAGCAACCTTAGAAAGAGCCAAAAAATTTATATTGATGAATTAAAAAATCAAGTCATCATGCCTGTTGACTAA
- a CDS encoding ferritin — protein sequence MLSTTNSSPASSIACGPSGRAIAEGIDSELLNAIQDHLNMERQAHASYFAAAIWFAERELRGFSSFFRDESSSEHKHAAKFAEYIIARGQSVALKAVDAPFQNWTSPADVMASAFQMEVDVTTSLQQLYSMAERVNDTRTTVFLDPMVEMQTHSEHEFAHLLGRVKFADNQATALLIIDNELEQGNNKPASLQGQV from the coding sequence ATGCTGAGCACAACCAACTCAAGTCCCGCTTCGTCTATCGCTTGCGGCCCATCAGGTCGGGCAATTGCAGAAGGGATCGACTCTGAACTACTGAACGCCATACAAGACCATCTCAACATGGAGAGGCAAGCCCATGCCTCCTATTTTGCCGCAGCAATCTGGTTTGCAGAACGTGAATTGAGAGGATTTTCAAGTTTCTTCCGAGATGAATCAAGTAGCGAGCACAAGCATGCTGCAAAGTTCGCGGAATACATCATTGCGAGGGGACAAAGTGTTGCTCTAAAAGCAGTCGATGCTCCATTCCAAAACTGGACTTCACCTGCAGATGTCATGGCTTCGGCATTCCAAATGGAAGTTGATGTCACAACCTCGTTGCAGCAGCTCTATTCCATGGCAGAAAGAGTGAATGATACACGTACAACAGTGTTCCTCGACCCAATGGTAGAAATGCAAACTCATTCAGAGCACGAATTTGCTCACCTGCTGGGACGAGTGAAGTTTGCAGACAATCAAGCAACAGCCTTGTTGATCATCGACAACGAATTGGAACAAGGCAACAATAAACCTGCTTCCCTACAAGGGCAGGTCTAA
- a CDS encoding NAD(P)/FAD-dependent oxidoreductase — protein sequence MNQMNNFDVIIIGGGPAGCSCALYTARSNISTIILDKNQAVGALAITHKIANYPGVEGDTSGEQLLKTMRTQAINYGAEYKQAQVYGISMTDSEKTVYTPEGTFVGKTLVLATGAMGRASTLPGENEFLGRGVSYCATCDGAFYKNQDVAVYGSNQEAIDEALVLTKFASTVHWITNSKPSVSSPEAQILLESDKVKHWKRTRVTSIQGDDQGVNSVIVQSTGKGEEQIVKVQGAFVYSTGSLPITDYLQEQIPVNQNGGIRVNNDMMTDLGGVWAIGDIRNTPFKQAVVACADGCIAAMAIDKYLNQRKDIRVDWVHR from the coding sequence ATGAATCAGATGAATAACTTCGACGTAATTATCATTGGTGGAGGGCCCGCAGGATGCTCGTGTGCACTGTATACAGCAAGATCAAATATATCAACAATTATCCTGGATAAAAATCAGGCTGTTGGTGCACTTGCAATCACTCACAAAATTGCGAACTATCCGGGAGTAGAAGGAGATACTTCAGGTGAACAGCTATTAAAAACAATGAGAACTCAAGCAATTAACTATGGAGCAGAATACAAGCAAGCTCAAGTATATGGAATCAGCATGACAGATTCTGAGAAGACTGTCTACACACCAGAGGGTACATTCGTCGGAAAGACATTGGTACTAGCAACGGGCGCAATGGGAAGAGCATCAACACTTCCCGGTGAGAATGAATTTCTTGGTAGAGGAGTTAGTTATTGTGCAACTTGTGACGGAGCTTTTTATAAGAACCAAGACGTAGCCGTCTATGGTTCAAATCAGGAAGCAATTGATGAGGCACTTGTACTCACAAAATTTGCATCAACAGTTCATTGGATTACTAACAGTAAGCCAAGTGTAAGCTCTCCAGAAGCACAAATTCTTCTCGAATCAGACAAAGTAAAACACTGGAAGCGAACAAGAGTCACCTCCATACAAGGGGATGATCAAGGAGTGAATAGTGTCATAGTGCAATCAACCGGAAAAGGTGAAGAGCAAATCGTCAAAGTTCAAGGTGCTTTTGTCTACTCCACAGGTTCACTCCCTATCACTGATTATCTACAAGAACAAATCCCGGTCAACCAGAATGGTGGAATTCGAGTTAACAACGACATGATGACAGATCTTGGAGGGGTCTGGGCAATCGGTGATATCCGTAATACACCCTTTAAACAAGCTGTTGTTGCTTGCGCTGATGGATGCATAGCAGCGATGGCAATTGATAAATATCTGAACCAGCGTAAAGACATTCGAGTGGATTGGGTCCATCGATGA
- a CDS encoding gibberellin regulated-like protein, producing the protein MVNQTPGMAHGKGMYTTEIEAQQRADEIGCSSVHENNGRWMPCTDERELHQQLRKQ; encoded by the coding sequence ATGGTAAACCAAACGCCAGGAATGGCCCACGGCAAGGGGATGTACACAACGGAAATCGAAGCCCAGCAGCGGGCAGATGAAATCGGTTGTAGCAGCGTTCACGAGAACAACGGTCGCTGGATGCCTTGCACTGATGAACGGGAACTGCACCAACAGCTGCGAAAGCAATGA
- a CDS encoding extracellular solute-binding protein: protein MVRFLVALSLVAPFAAIPSVEAKEVRVYSGRHYNTDRKAYKQFSKETGIKVRLIEATGISLVERLKREGKYSNADVILLVDAARINNAAEAGLLQPVPSKELQTNVPSRYRDPLNRWFGFTRRVRAIIVNPKIVDPNTIKTYSDLANPVLKGKVCLRKRKNVYNQSLVADQIILKGETAASAWVKGMVRNVSQPYFGGDVSLIRAVGQGKCGVGLVNHYYLARMQAGSSGKDDQNVTSNIKLVMPNPAHVNISAAGVANSAKNKAEAIKFIEFISSPKGSRLIADPTFEYPLNNLGTSKELKAFGTFTPDNISISALGATQKDAIKVMANAGWR, encoded by the coding sequence ATGGTTAGGTTCCTTGTGGCGCTGAGTTTAGTGGCACCATTTGCTGCCATACCTTCAGTAGAGGCAAAGGAAGTAAGGGTTTACTCAGGGCGGCATTACAACACTGATCGGAAAGCCTACAAACAATTTAGTAAAGAGACTGGAATCAAAGTAAGACTGATCGAGGCCACAGGGATATCACTTGTTGAACGTCTTAAACGAGAGGGAAAGTATTCAAATGCGGACGTGATCTTATTGGTTGATGCAGCGAGAATCAACAATGCTGCGGAGGCTGGTCTTCTGCAACCCGTACCCTCTAAAGAACTTCAGACGAATGTACCCTCACGTTATCGGGATCCATTAAATCGGTGGTTTGGCTTCACAAGGCGAGTTAGAGCAATCATTGTAAATCCTAAAATCGTGGATCCAAATACGATTAAAACGTATTCCGATCTTGCAAATCCAGTTCTCAAAGGAAAAGTCTGTTTGCGCAAAAGGAAAAACGTCTACAATCAATCACTTGTAGCCGATCAAATCATATTGAAGGGTGAAACTGCTGCTTCAGCTTGGGTCAAAGGGATGGTCAGAAATGTAAGTCAGCCTTACTTCGGTGGTGATGTATCACTGATTCGTGCAGTTGGACAAGGTAAGTGTGGAGTCGGGCTAGTCAATCATTATTATCTGGCACGAATGCAGGCAGGTTCGAGTGGGAAGGATGATCAGAATGTAACGTCAAATATTAAATTGGTCATGCCTAATCCAGCCCATGTGAATATCAGTGCCGCAGGAGTTGCAAATTCAGCAAAAAACAAAGCGGAGGCGATTAAATTCATTGAGTTTATTTCGTCACCAAAAGGTAGTCGTCTAATTGCAGACCCAACCTTTGAATATCCGCTAAACAACCTTGGGACATCAAAGGAATTGAAAGCATTTGGGACATTTACGCCAGACAATATTTCAATTAGTGCTCTTGGCGCAACACAGAAAGACGCAATCAAAGTGATGGCAAATGCTGGCTGGCGTTGA
- the fldA gene encoding flavodoxin FldA, with translation MTFTIFFATSTGKTEDVADRLKELLPGTEAKDVDNIDSIDELVSAESLICCVPTWNTGADEARSGTAWDDLVQEIPDKDFAGKSVAIVGLGDSSGYSDFFCDAMEELYTAFLQSGAKLIGKVSTEGYTYDESKSVIDGKFCGLAIDEDNESELTDQRLQAWVQQINAES, from the coding sequence ATGACTTTCACCATTTTCTTTGCCACCTCTACGGGCAAAACTGAAGACGTGGCTGATCGACTGAAGGAGCTTCTTCCTGGTACAGAAGCGAAGGATGTCGACAACATTGATTCAATTGACGAGTTGGTTTCAGCTGAGTCGTTGATTTGTTGCGTTCCAACCTGGAATACCGGTGCTGACGAGGCAAGATCCGGAACAGCATGGGATGATCTAGTTCAGGAAATTCCAGATAAGGATTTTGCCGGAAAATCAGTTGCTATCGTTGGACTAGGCGATTCCTCCGGTTATTCCGATTTTTTCTGTGATGCTATGGAGGAATTGTATACGGCCTTCCTTCAATCTGGTGCCAAGTTGATCGGTAAGGTCTCCACAGAAGGGTACACCTATGATGAATCAAAGAGCGTTATTGACGGTAAGTTCTGCGGACTCGCAATCGATGAAGACAACGAGTCGGAATTAACGGATCAACGATTGCAAGCCTGGGTCCAGCAAATAAACGCGGAGTCTTGA
- a CDS encoding phosphoesterase, translating to MERWALVSGLQGDLDLYEQIQKELKQQRGVANLFVLGDVVGSESKCNALLERLRQPKRADLQPECIYGWWEEQLLAECGYRGERKAESLRAEKGEAAVGELLAAVDADHLNWLASLQFGFIELDCALIHGSSADVGDRLTEDTSALVLLDRLTRLDVNRLFTARCQRQFRLELSGGSIQSHVKDHVGEQQSEQDVPKRSVIGIGGGKHYTLYDPATDHIEFRIAGEPSHAAGRGFG from the coding sequence ATGGAACGCTGGGCCCTGGTGAGTGGTCTCCAAGGAGACCTGGATCTGTACGAGCAGATTCAGAAGGAGTTGAAGCAACAGCGGGGTGTCGCCAACCTGTTCGTTCTCGGTGATGTAGTCGGATCAGAAAGCAAGTGCAATGCACTGCTCGAGCGCCTGAGGCAGCCGAAGCGCGCTGATCTTCAGCCCGAGTGCATCTATGGCTGGTGGGAAGAGCAACTTCTGGCGGAGTGCGGTTACCGCGGCGAACGCAAGGCTGAAAGCCTGAGAGCAGAGAAAGGCGAGGCGGCGGTCGGAGAGCTTCTGGCTGCGGTAGACGCCGACCATCTCAACTGGCTGGCATCGCTGCAGTTCGGCTTCATCGAACTCGACTGCGCATTGATTCATGGCAGCTCCGCTGACGTCGGCGACCGGCTGACGGAAGACACTTCAGCCCTAGTGCTGCTGGATCGGCTAACTCGGCTGGATGTGAACCGACTGTTTACGGCGCGATGTCAGCGTCAGTTCCGACTGGAGCTTTCCGGAGGATCGATCCAATCCCACGTCAAAGACCATGTCGGTGAACAGCAGAGCGAACAGGATGTGCCCAAACGAAGCGTGATCGGCATTGGCGGGGGGAAGCACTACACCCTCTACGACCCCGCCACGGATCACATCGAGTTTCGAATTGCGGGAGAACCCTCCCATGCTGCGGGCCGGGGCTTTGGCTGA
- a CDS encoding iron uptake porin, with translation MKLFQQLLVAPAALGLLATGANAAELNINGVSDYAASADQVTSVSQFSDVYPTDWAYQALAGLVETYGCVAGYPNGTFRGNRAMTRYEAAALLNACLDRVTEVTDELRRLMAEFETELAIIKGRVDGLEARVGELEATQFSTTTKLKGQADFFIGAVSYEDRDDCNAAKAGECEDDATSFSYRYTLNLNTTFTGKDLLYTRIRTGNMSNVWTQDNSYLSDAKSGTNSLKVDKLWYTFPVGDEFKVTVGALVENYYMVETPTRYKPILKAFKLGGYGITMGASTGQGAGIQWRQNVAPGEAAWNAAISYVADGNEGASSSSKKGLFGEDTDGLFLSQIGYGNRKWYISGLYAHKQGEQGSDPAEGYSTPAVNKDDAALNAFGIRGYWSPEDSGLMPTVSAGIDFGFNDAKANGQVEESFGWMVGLNWKDAFIDGNKLGVAFGSYSSYATEMKGDSAPDDENFAIEAYYDYQVSDNITVTPAIFWIEDADGAAAVDGSNRLGGLIKTTFKF, from the coding sequence ATGAAGCTTTTCCAGCAACTGCTGGTGGCTCCTGCCGCCCTTGGCCTTCTGGCCACCGGCGCCAATGCCGCCGAGCTGAACATCAACGGCGTTTCTGATTACGCGGCTTCCGCTGATCAGGTAACCAGCGTCTCCCAGTTCTCCGACGTCTACCCCACCGACTGGGCCTATCAGGCTTTGGCTGGTTTGGTTGAGACCTACGGCTGCGTCGCCGGTTACCCCAACGGCACCTTCCGTGGCAACCGTGCCATGACCCGCTACGAAGCGGCTGCCCTGCTGAACGCCTGTCTCGATCGCGTCACCGAAGTGACCGACGAGCTGCGTCGCCTGATGGCTGAGTTCGAAACCGAGCTGGCCATCATCAAGGGTCGCGTTGACGGCCTCGAGGCCCGCGTTGGCGAACTGGAAGCAACCCAGTTCTCCACCACCACCAAGCTCAAGGGGCAAGCCGATTTCTTCATTGGTGCTGTCTCCTATGAAGATCGGGATGACTGCAATGCAGCGAAGGCGGGTGAGTGCGAAGACGACGCTACTTCGTTCTCTTATCGCTACACACTGAATCTGAACACAACATTTACCGGCAAGGATCTGCTGTACACCCGTATTCGTACGGGCAACATGTCCAATGTGTGGACGCAGGACAACTCATACCTGTCAGACGCAAAATCAGGCACGAATTCACTCAAAGTTGACAAACTTTGGTACACCTTCCCTGTCGGTGACGAGTTCAAAGTCACGGTAGGTGCATTGGTCGAGAACTACTACATGGTGGAAACACCTACTCGCTATAAGCCAATCCTCAAGGCCTTCAAACTGGGTGGTTATGGCATCACAATGGGCGCAAGTACTGGTCAAGGTGCTGGCATCCAATGGCGTCAAAATGTAGCTCCTGGAGAAGCAGCTTGGAATGCTGCCATCAGCTACGTAGCTGATGGAAACGAGGGTGCTAGCTCTTCTTCCAAGAAAGGTCTGTTTGGTGAAGATACCGACGGCCTGTTCCTGAGCCAAATCGGCTACGGAAACAGGAAGTGGTACATCTCAGGTCTGTACGCTCACAAACAAGGTGAGCAAGGATCAGATCCTGCAGAAGGTTACTCGACTCCTGCAGTTAACAAGGATGACGCGGCACTGAATGCATTCGGCATTCGCGGCTACTGGTCACCAGAAGATTCGGGCCTGATGCCTACTGTCAGCGCAGGCATCGATTTCGGGTTCAATGATGCTAAAGCCAATGGTCAAGTCGAAGAAAGCTTCGGCTGGATGGTTGGCCTCAATTGGAAGGATGCCTTCATTGATGGAAATAAGCTGGGTGTAGCTTTCGGCAGCTACTCCAGCTATGCAACAGAAATGAAAGGTGACAGTGCCCCCGATGACGAAAACTTCGCCATCGAGGCCTACTATGACTACCAAGTCTCTGACAACATCACTGTAACTCCTGCAATCTTCTGGATTGAAGATGCTGATGGTGCAGCAGCTGTTGATGGTTCAAACCGCCTTGGTGGCTTGATCAAAACCACCTTCAAATTCTGA